One genomic window of Punica granatum isolate Tunisia-2019 chromosome 1, ASM765513v2, whole genome shotgun sequence includes the following:
- the LOC116194731 gene encoding protein NRT1/ PTR FAMILY 1.2-like produces MGEEEEKGKMIKEPLLSSPKGGLRTMPFIIANEAFERVASYGLMPNMILYLTRHFGLGASTATNVLFFWSGATNFMPIVGAFLADSYVGRFPMIGSGCICSLLGMILLWLTTVFPPASTPSCLQSGDDDCKTPPTSTHLAVLYTSFALMSIGAGGIRSSSLAFGADQLNLSPGSKDPNGNIGSGLEQFIRWYYASIVGAAIVAVTCVAYIQENAGWIIGFGVPVVLMFLSAFCFFLASPFYVKVKVECSLLTRFAQVIATAYRNRNIDTSYMEASGTFYCSKEMKIQEPSPKLRFLNKACFIPKEPPYQLLVSEDMHGPDPWRLCPMDQVEELKSLITILPIWSTGIIMGVVYSQNSLTVLQAASMDRHLGPSFEIPAGSFTFFTVLAILLLVSLYQTVILPLASWIMGRPVHLSPKIRMGIGLMLSAVALSMLALTECARREQAAASGPPMSAMWMIPYYVIIGLGEGLNAIAQNEFYYSRLPKSMSSVASNLVGLGGSLASVFSSFTVSAVDFWTSRGGKESWVSSNINNGHYDYYYWVIVALSLANFGYFLACCRAYEPHNDGKGDVLEKGNHEDVLC; encoded by the exons atgggggaggaggaggagaagggcAAGATGATCAAAGAACCACTCTTGAGTTCTCCAAAGGGTGGTCTCAGAACCATGCCTTTCATCATTG CGAACGAGGCATTTGAGAGGGTGGCGAGCTATGGTCTAATGCCTAATATGATCCTTTACCTCACCCGTCATTTCGGCCTTGGGGCCTCCACCGCCACCAACGTCCTCTTCTTCTGGTCGGGTGCAACCAACTTCATGCCAATCGTAGGCGCCTTCCTGGCCGACTCATATGTGGGTCGGTTCCCCATGATCGGGTCCGGTTGCATCTGCAGCCTTTTG GGCATGATTCTTCTTTGGCTAACTACTGTGTTCCCACCGGCAAGCACTCCAAGTTGCCTTCAATCAGGCGATGACGATTGCAAAACGCCACCCACATCGACCCACCTGGCAGTACTATACACCTCATTCGCACTGATGTCCATCGGCGCGGGAGGGATAAGGTCGTCCTCGCTGGCCTTTGGGGCGGACCAGCTCAACCTGAGCCCAGGCTCTAAAGATCCCAATGGCAATATTGGTAGCGGCTTAGAACAGTTCATCCGGTGGTACTACGCTTCAATTGTGGGGGCAGCAATCGTGGCAGTGACGTGTGTCGCTTACATCCAAGAAAATGCCGGGTGGATTATTGGGTTTGGAGTTCCCGTCGTGCTCATGTTCTTGTCAGCATTTTGCTTCTTCTTGGCCTCGCCATTCTATGTGAAGGTGAAGGTGGAATGCAGCTTGCTCACTCGGTTTGCACAAGTTATTGCCACCGCCTATAGGAATAGGAACATTGATACGTCATACATGGAAGCAAGTGGGACGTTTTATTGCTCAAAGGAGATGAAGATTCAAGAGCCGAGCCCAAAGTTGAG GTTCCTCAACAAGGCTTGCTTCATTCCAAAAGAGCCTCCCTACCAGCTTCTCGTATCGGAAGATATGCATGGTCCGGATCCATGGAGACTCTGCCCGATGGACCAAGTGGAAGAGCTCAAGTCCCTAATCACCATACTTCCTATTTGGTCCACGGGGATCATAATGGGAGTCGTCTACTCGCAGAACTCCTTGACAGTCCTCCAGGCTGCTTCAATGGACCGCCACCTAGGCCCCAGCTTCGAGATCCCTGCTGGCTCATTCACGTTCTTCACAGTACTCGCCATCCTGCTGCTAGTTTCCCTGTATCAAACAGTCATTCTGCCACTTGCTTCTTGGATCATGGGCAGGCCAGTCCACCTAAGCCCGAAAATCAGGATGGGGATCGGGCTCATGCTATCCGCTGTGGCCCTATCGATGCTAGCACTCACTGAGTGTGCTCGGAGAGAGCAGGCTGCTGCCAGTGGGCCGCCAATGTCAGCCATGTGGATGATCCCTTACTATGTAATTATTGGGCTAGGCGAAGGATTAAATGCAATCGCACAAAATGAGTTCTATTACTCGCGATTGCCCAAGAGCATGTCCAGTGTGGCCTCCAACCTTGTCGGGTTGGGCGGCTCGTTGGCAAGTGTTTTCTCAAGCTTCACCGTCAGTGCTGTTGATTTTTGGACAAGCAGAGGAGGCAAGGAGAGTTGGGTTTCTAGCAATATCAACAATGGGCATTATGACTACTATTATTGGGTCATTGTGGCCTTGAGCTTGGCCAATTTTGGATACTTTCTGGCATGTTGCAGGGCTTATGAGCCTCACAATGACGGGAAAGGTGATGTTCTGGAAAAGGGTAATCATGAAGATGTTCTATGTTAG